The following DNA comes from Solanum stenotomum isolate F172 chromosome 11, ASM1918654v1, whole genome shotgun sequence.
aaaattatcttatttCTTAAAGCAAGGCAAATGGAAAAGGTGACTTATATgatgggatggagggagtagttTTTAAGAAAACAAGGAATGAGATTACGAAGTGAGAAATTGAATTCTCACCAATCCAATCAGCAACAAGATTAGAATTCAGAAAATCAACTAACTAAGCTACTAAATTTTTCCGTAAAACGAGTAGGGTACTTTGGACCTTTGAGTTAGCCAAACTATGGCCAACCCCTATATGGCTTATATCAAAGTACGCAAGTGGAAGAGCTTTGTGACCTTCGTTAAAAAGGCCAATTCGATTATCTCGACAGTTGAATAAATCGAAAACACAAAAAGTCACACCGCGtcacttcaattttttcaaccatttctatgtcaattattattagCCTTCCCTTCTATAAATACCCCTTTCTCTTTTCAAATCCTAATTAAGCTAACAATTAACATCTCCTTCAccaaataaaaagaacaaaacttgcCTATTCTCTCTTCTGAAAACTCGAAATCTTTGATTACGAAATAAACAATGAGAACCGGACATTTCTCTCCATCGCGGCCTAGTTCACCTTTACATTCTTCTACTACTTCTAACGACTCCCCTTCACGTCATACCTTTTCCCAAACTTTAATGGAGGATACAATTAACGAAGCTGGAGCAATCATAAAAAAATGGGATCTGGATACTTCCTCGTCTACTTCACACAATAGAGTCGCTAATCTTTTCAGAGATTATCGCGAAGAAGCACTAAAATTTCTCGATGCTGTTACCAACTTGCAACATGGTATGCATTTCGTTATTAAGGAGTGTTCCAGCTCGGAACTTCTTGTTCAGGCTCAAAATCTCATGCAAATTGCAATGAAAAGACTTCAAAAGGAAATGTACACCATTTTATCAGGGAATCGCTATTTCCTAGACTCTGAAACTCTGTCAATTCGATCCTCAAGACAATCAACACGGTCCAGTGTTTCCGATGAGGATGAACATGATGATGAGATAACTAATACCGAGGTTTCACCTCGAGCTTCTGAGGTTGAGATAGTTTCTGAACTTGTGATGGCGAATTTGAAAGCTATAGCAGATTGTATGATTGGTGCTGGTTATGGAAAAGAGTGCGTTAAGATTTATAATCTCAATCGAAAATCAGTGATCGATGAAACGTTGTATTATTTGGGCGTTGAAAAGTTAACCTCCTCACAAATTCAGAAAATGGATTGGGAAATGTTGGAGAAGAAGACGAAGAATTGGTTAGGTTCTGTGAAAATAGCAGTGAGTACTCTGTTCCATGGCGAGAAGATTCTGTGCGATCATGTTTTCTCCGCCTCTGATGCAATAAGAGAAACTTGTTTCTCCGAAATTGCTAGAGAAAGTGCTATCACTCTTTTTGCATTCCCAGAAATGGTAGCAAAGTATAAGAAATTATCTCTTGAGAAAATGTTCACTGTGCTCGATCTCTACAACTCAATTTCCGAGCTATGGGATGAAATCGAGTTGATTTTCAGCTTCAGTTCGTTTGAGATTGTTAAATCTCAGGCGATGGCGTCACTGGTGAAACTCGGGGAAGCCGCTCGATTAATGCTTTCGGAGTTCGAATCGGCGATTCAGAAAGATACATCGAAAGCAAAGGCGGGAGGTGGTGTCCATCCTCTAACCCGCTACGTCATGAACTACCTCGTTTTCCTCGGCGATTACAGCGGTGCTTTTGCCGAAATCATCGGGGATTTGCCGCTTTCAGTTCAATCGCCGTTGCCGGAATCTTACTTCATGAGTCCAATTCCCGACGAAGATGACTCACCGTCCTCCGCCGTCTCCGTCAGGCTAGCGTGGCTCGTCCTCATCCTCCTCTGTAAACTCGACGGAAAAGCTCAGCTCTATAAGGACGTTTCGTTATCCTATCTGTTCTTAGCGAACaacttaaactacgtcgtttcgAAGGTGAAGAAATCAAATCTGAAGTTTCTACTTGGATCAGATTGGTTATCAAAGCACGAAATGAAGATTAGACAGTACATATCAAACTACGAGAGGATGGGATGGAACAAAGTGCTGACGTCATTGCCGGAGAATTCCACGGCGGAGATGTCTTCGCCGGAAGCAAGAGAATggtttttcaaattcaattcgGGTTTTGAAGAAGCACACCGAGTACAGAGTTCATGGGTTATACCCGACCCGAAACTCCGAGACGAAGTTAAGATATCATTGTCTAGAAAGATTGTTTCGGGTTATCGGATCTTTTACGAGAAGTACAGGGAATCACTGAGAAGTGGCGGAGTGAAGTCAGTTGTCAGATTTGCCCCTGACGATTTGCAAAATTACTTGTCGGATTTATTCTATGGCACTGGGCAGTCGGAGCAAGGGACGACGGCGTACGGCTCAGCTTCGCCGTCGGTATCAATTTCAACGGCGTCATCTCCGTCACATGGCCGCTAAAAATTAACGGAAGATATTGTGTATAAGCaaacacatatttttctttaattattttgtataataGAATTTTGTGACTGATTACAGGAGAATCttattcttttatttgaatGAAAGTGAAACACTTTGTGCATAATTTTTCGTTTATATTCATTATtaactataattatttttcaaatcatttatgAATTTATCATTCTATTATAGTCCATTAAAAATGTATCAAGTTAATATTTACTTCGTTCTATATTATTTGTTTACTTTAATCTTTACACATCtctaaataaatcataaataaagagaataatttttactaatttattcTTGGTCCTTTTAATACATTCTATTCATATGTCTTGTTGTTAATTGACGCATAATATTTATTgctttcaagaaaaaataattttacaaataaaatgaaaaatatttaactaattttttattctaattttataaattattttctatgtCTCATATTAGATAaacatcttactaaaaatacttatatcatATTACTTGATGAGTTACTAAATTAggatataaattaattattttttctattttacccctacaataTAGGCTATTGCCTTTGGaagtttaaacaaattttgaagatttaaaatttcttttttcaagagactaattaatatgaataaagagtaaaataataaaggtaattaatttattaataatttcttaattatcaTGTAAAATAGAAAGTacctactccctctgtccctaattacttgtccacttttgaattgacacacatattaaaaaaacaataattgacatagtaaatttaccattttacccttatttattatgaagtggatgaattaaaaacttaagattttcaagaagttctaccctttttaaagtaattaattgagggtataatatataaaataaaattattctttcttgatttgtcaaaatagacaagtaattagggacaactaaaaaaagaaatatggacaagtaattagagacagagggagtatctaATATGAGACAGAGGAGTAATACTTAAATAATTTGTACTACTTTTAATAAtccaaataaataataacagaGAATAAATTTGGATGTTCACTTTGATTAAAATGCTGGCATTTTATGCATGGAGTTGACAAACTCCAACAAAAAGTAAGAAAAGGTCACCCAACTCCTGGCTCAATAATAAATGGAGTTTAATACATTTGTCCCTACTCTTTGGTTATTCTCATCTgtttacttaaaaaaaataaaaaattgtttgtcCATCAATAGTTGGTATAAAGttgatttagaaataaagaaattaatagTTGGTATacctttaattctttttggtatttgaaaaaaaaaccgaaACTATCTTCAAATATTCGAATAAACCAAACATACCCTTCAACTATTTTTGAGCTTAAAATTACCCCTCTCGTCTAACTATTGAATTACTTCTACCCTTCCTTTTAACGGAATAATATGTGGCAGCCAATGTATAACCCTAATTTCATTCTTACTCCATATATTCCCCCATTTTTTCAAGAAGCTTTTTACACCTTTAGGATTTCGAAGCAATGTCAGAATGCTCTATATGTCCAAGTCGTCAAATTTAGCGCATTGAGATTACAATGACATCTTGCATACCGTGTTTCAAGTAAATTGATAGAGCATTGATTAAAATGTTAAGGGAACAATACGTGAAATCTTGCcattttttgcacattttttgaacatttagaaTCCATTATACAGGAATGTCTTATTGGGCTAATATTTTTAGAGAAATTGACAAGGCACAATCCGACTAAGGAATTGGA
Coding sequences within:
- the LOC125845471 gene encoding exocyst complex component EXO70H1-like, yielding MRTGHFSPSRPSSPLHSSTTSNDSPSRHTFSQTLMEDTINEAGAIIKKWDLDTSSSTSHNRVANLFRDYREEALKFLDAVTNLQHGMHFVIKECSSSELLVQAQNLMQIAMKRLQKEMYTILSGNRYFLDSETLSIRSSRQSTRSSVSDEDEHDDEITNTEVSPRASEVEIVSELVMANLKAIADCMIGAGYGKECVKIYNLNRKSVIDETLYYLGVEKLTSSQIQKMDWEMLEKKTKNWLGSVKIAVSTLFHGEKILCDHVFSASDAIRETCFSEIARESAITLFAFPEMVAKYKKLSLEKMFTVLDLYNSISELWDEIELIFSFSSFEIVKSQAMASLVKLGEAARLMLSEFESAIQKDTSKAKAGGGVHPLTRYVMNYLVFLGDYSGAFAEIIGDLPLSVQSPLPESYFMSPIPDEDDSPSSAVSVRLAWLVLILLCKLDGKAQLYKDVSLSYLFLANNLNYVVSKVKKSNLKFLLGSDWLSKHEMKIRQYISNYERMGWNKVLTSLPENSTAEMSSPEAREWFFKFNSGFEEAHRVQSSWVIPDPKLRDEVKISLSRKIVSGYRIFYEKYRESLRSGGVKSVVRFAPDDLQNYLSDLFYGTGQSEQGTTAYGSASPSVSISTASSPSHGR